ACTCTTCTGATAATTTTGTAGTCCAGGCACAAAGTGCGGCAATTTGTTCGTCGCTCAATTTTGCTTTGGGGTGCAAGGTGCTGTATGATTTTAGCGGCATGGTTTTTCGCTCGGTTTCCTGGCACACTTCTTCAAGCATCGTAATCTTCTCAAAAATATCCATCGTTTCCCATTCCGAAAAGTTAAGTTCTGACTTTCCATGCTGAATGTGTTTGTCAATAATCCACGATACGGGTGCAATTTTGTTGTACCAGAGGTAGTTGGTTTGGTTAGAATGGCAATCTAAACAGGCAGCTGTTAAAATCTGCCTGATGTTTTCCGGTACTTCCTCTTGCTTAAAAATATGCTTGCTGCTAACCTGTTCATTATTCTTTTCGGTTTGAAAGAATTGTATCACAATAAAAGTAAGCAGCAAGAGTACTAAGAAAAATCGTAAAAACCGACGCATATTAAATTCCTTTAACCAAAGTCTCCGCCTCTTTTTTCGACCACTCAATCAATACTTTTTTATCCGCATCGCTCAAAGCTTTTTCCGGAAATCGTTCTAAA
Above is a genomic segment from uncultured Draconibacterium sp. containing:
- a CDS encoding heme-binding domain-containing protein — translated: MRRFLRFFLVLLLLTFIVIQFFQTEKNNEQVSSKHIFKQEEVPENIRQILTAACLDCHSNQTNYLWYNKIAPVSWIIDKHIQHGKSELNFSEWETMDIFEKITMLEEVCQETERKTMPLKSYSTLHPKAKLSDEQIAALCAWTTKLSEELLANAAGK